A window from Dermacentor albipictus isolate Rhodes 1998 colony chromosome 10, USDA_Dalb.pri_finalv2, whole genome shotgun sequence encodes these proteins:
- the LOC139050473 gene encoding large ribosomal subunit protein uL1-like, whose protein sequence is MHGGRRGAAWSRGLAKSLANASTSDRSFGRVPSSSALVRVDYRSMSSKVSRDTLYDCVNAVLQESARKHRKFLETVELQIALKNYDPQKDKRFSGTVKLKHIPRPKFQVCVLGDQQHCDEAKANNLACMDTEALKKLNKSKKLVKKLAKKYDAFMASESLIKQIPRLLGPGLNKAGKFPTLLTHNESMMAKLDEVKATIKFQMKKVLCLAVAVGNVKMSPDELAQNINLAINYLVSLLKKNWQNIRSLHIKSTMGPPQRLY, encoded by the exons ATGCACGGCGGTCGTAGG GGTGCTGCTTGGTCACGTGGCCTCGCTAAGAGCCTCGCGAATGCTTCCACTTCCGATCGTTCTTTTGGTCGTGTGCCGTCATCGTCAGCGCTTGTGCGCGTCGACTACCGAAGCATGAG CTCCAAAGTGAGCAGGGACACGCTGTACGACTGCGTCAATGCGGTCTTGCAGGAGTCGGCGCGGAAGCACCGCAAGTTCCTCGAGACGGTGGAGCTGCAGATCGCGCTCAAGAACTACGATCCCCAGAAGGACAAGCGTTTCTCGGGCACCGTCAA GCTGAAGCACATCCCGAGGCCCAAGTTCCAGGTGTGCGTTTTGGGTGACCAGCAGCACTGTGACGAGGCCAAGGCCAACAACCTTGCCTGTATGGACACCGAGGCGCTGAAGAAGCTGAACAAGAGCAAGAAGCTTGTCAAGAAACTCG CCAAGAAGTACGATGCATTCATGGCGTCCGAGTCGCTGATCAAGCAGATTCCACGTCTGCTGGGCCCTGGCCTGAACAAGGCGGGCAAGTTCCCCACACTGCTGACCCACAACGAGTCCATGATGGCCAAGCTTGATGAAGTCAAGGCCACAATCAAGTTCCAGATGAAGAAG GTTCTGTGCCTCGCAGTTGCCGTCGGCAATGTCAAAATGAGTCCAGATGAGCTGGCCCAGAACATCAACCTGGCCATCAACTACCTGGTGTCTCTTTTGAAGAAAAACTGGCAGAACATTCGGTCCCTGCACATCAAGTCCACCATGGGTCCACCCCAGCGACTCTACTGA
- the LOC139050662 gene encoding large ribosomal subunit protein uL1-like yields the protein MTKQAFLRRRTQTAWWWISPTVVAGAASPVPRHALYARGSRRGGSTALDSSAGLGGAAGTTMSNKVSRELLNECINKVLEESASRKRNFVETVEMQIALKNMNPHKTKPTSGTFRVKHCLKPNFKVCVIGNQKHCEGARENGVDFIDMEIVQRMKKRPSFARRIIKKYDGFLGSTAILKDVTDLVGPMMKKVGKVPLPLEDDDCLSQKIHEVKTTMRFQMKRVLWLAVSVGNVKMAPEMLAENIDEAIRSLLTLLKKEWHNVKSLHIKSTMGPSQRIY from the exons ATGACAAAGCAAGCATTTTTGCGACGTCGAACTCAAA CCGCATGGTGGTGGATATCACCGACCGTGGTTGCAGGTGCGGCGAGCCCCGTTCCCAGGCACGCGCTGTACGCCCGGGGAAGCCGACGGGGAGGAAGTACGGCGCTGGACTCTAGCGCGGGTTTGGGTGGGGCCGCGGGCACAACCATGAG TAACAAGGTTAGCCGAGAGCTGCTCAATGAGTGCATCAATAAGGTCCTCGAGGAGTCGGCCAGCCGGAAACGCAATTTCGTCGAGACGGTGGAGATGCAAATCGCGCTCAAGAACATGAATCCCCACAAAACCAAGCCCACATCCGGCACATTTAG GGTGAAACACTGCTTGAAGCCCAACTTCAAGGTGTGCGTCATCGGAAACCAGAAACACTGCGAGGGGGCCCGAGAAAACGGCGTCGACTTCATCGACATGGAGATCGTCCAGAGGATGAAGAAGCGTCCCAGCTTCGCCAGGAGAATTA TCAAGAAGTACGACGGCTTTCTTGGGTCGACCGCCATCCTGAAGGACGTCACCGACCTCGTGGGTCCCATGATGAAAAAGGTGGGCAAGGTGCCTTTGCCTCTGGAGGACGACGATTGCCTTAGCCAGAAGATTCACGAGGTGAAGACGACCATGAGGTTCCAAATGAAGAGG GTGTTGTGGCTCGCGGTGTCCGTCGGCAACGTCAAGATGGCGCCCGAAATGCTTGCCGAGAACATTGACGAAGCCATCAGGTCGCTGCTGACGCTGCTGAAGAAGGAGTGGCATAACGTCAAGTCCCTCCACATCAAGTCCACCATGGGACCTTCTCAGCGAATCTACTGA